The Chloroflexaceae bacterium genome contains a region encoding:
- a CDS encoding alpha/beta fold hydrolase: MPQRPIVIVGGWLSSPGDYVRMARTLANPPYGRIVYITDFGRIAWASLRDPDFTPVLDVLAQTVELALAETGADRIDLIGHSAGGRIARAYLGHLPYNGKRYDGQRFVASLTTLGTAHTTYEVWVKNFASLINERYPGAFYPHISYRSVAGRSVRGRRFGTLEEIIAFRSYEVSFGNGHQIGDGIVPTDACYLEGADNIILEGARHAPYNAPHTWYGAPEVVPLWFEEVAVPA, from the coding sequence ATGCCGCAGCGGCCAATCGTGATTGTGGGGGGATGGCTCTCATCACCAGGCGATTACGTGCGCATGGCTCGCACGCTGGCCAATCCTCCCTACGGGCGTATTGTCTATATCACAGACTTCGGACGTATCGCGTGGGCCTCGCTGCGTGATCCCGACTTCACACCGGTGCTCGATGTGCTGGCGCAAACGGTGGAACTGGCGCTCGCCGAAACCGGGGCTGACCGCATTGACCTCATCGGCCACAGCGCTGGCGGGCGCATCGCTCGCGCCTATCTTGGCCACCTGCCCTACAATGGCAAACGCTACGATGGGCAGCGCTTCGTCGCCAGCCTTACCACGCTGGGCACCGCCCATACCACCTACGAGGTGTGGGTCAAGAACTTCGCCAGCCTGATTAACGAACGCTACCCGGGCGCCTTCTACCCTCACATCAGCTATCGCTCCGTCGCGGGGCGAAGCGTGCGCGGGCGACGCTTTGGCACCCTGGAGGAGATCATTGCCTTTCGCTCGTATGAGGTATCATTTGGCAACGGCCATCAGATCGGCGATGGAATCGTACCGACCGATGCGTGCTACCTGGAGGGTGCTGACAATATCATCCTGGAAGGCGCGCGCCATGCGCCCTACAACGCGCCCCACACCTGGTATGGCGCCCCCGAGGTC